Proteins encoded in a region of the Vicia villosa cultivar HV-30 ecotype Madison, WI linkage group LG5, Vvil1.0, whole genome shotgun sequence genome:
- the LOC131601833 gene encoding repetitive proline-rich cell wall protein-like, which yields MRKAFFVPLLLTVIFFYATSAVARNDPSGNEVNTEGKLANEGVTKPTLEGPNEDEKFKGYFHLKHKLKGYFHKKPIYYKPIPKYIPTYKPFHKPIIGEKPIPSVVEPEAFLKHKHYIFKKPIVPIVKPVYVPIYKPVPKVIPIYKPIPKVVPIYKPIPKVIPIVKPIH from the exons ATGAGAAAGGCTTTCTTTGTTCCTTTGTTGCTTACTgtaatattcttttatgctaCGTCTGCTGTAGCAAGAAATGATCCCTCAG GGAATGAAGTGAACACGGAAGGAAAGCTTGCAAATGAAGGAGTGACAAAGCCAACCCTGGAAGGACCAAATGAAGATGAAAAATTCAAAGGATATTTTCATCTAAAACACAAACTCAAAGGATACTTTCACAAGAAACCAATTTATTATAAGCCAATACCAAAATACATTCCAACCTATAAGCCATTCCACAAaccaatcataggtgaaaaaccAATCCCCTCTGTTGTTGAGCCAGAGGCATTTCTtaagcataagcattacattTTCAAAAAGCCTATTGTTCCCATTGTTAAACCTGTTTATGTTCCAATTTACAAGCCAGTTCCAAAGGTTATTCCAATATACAAGCCTATTCCAAAGGTTGTTCCAATTTACAAACCTATTCCAAAGGTGATTCCAATTGTTAAGCCAATTCATTAA